Proteins co-encoded in one Ruegeria pomeroyi DSS-3 genomic window:
- a CDS encoding GntR family transcriptional regulator has protein sequence MIKKGASVSAQSEAKQPVHEQVYQMLRARILFGELAPGQAVTIQGLTDSLGVGMTPVREAIRRLMSEGALSFQGNRRVSVPVLTQNDLQQVIFVRKSIEAELARRAAERMTPKAVAQLVTLDEALDMAIDSGDVGGYLRSNYDFHALLYQVADAPILTEMAERLWLRFGPSLRVVCGRFGTQNLPDRHKEMLDALRAGDVDGVARAMEQDVEQGMEQMAGVLAENA, from the coding sequence ATGATCAAAAAAGGTGCATCCGTGTCCGCTCAGAGCGAAGCAAAACAACCTGTTCACGAACAGGTTTATCAGATGTTGCGGGCCCGAATTCTGTTCGGAGAGCTGGCTCCGGGGCAGGCAGTGACCATTCAGGGGCTGACTGATTCGCTCGGTGTCGGGATGACTCCGGTGCGCGAGGCGATCCGCCGTCTGATGTCCGAAGGCGCACTGTCATTTCAAGGCAATCGCCGGGTCAGCGTACCGGTTCTGACCCAGAACGATTTGCAGCAGGTCATTTTCGTAAGGAAATCAATCGAGGCCGAATTGGCACGCCGCGCAGCTGAACGGATGACGCCCAAGGCGGTGGCACAGCTTGTCACGCTGGACGAGGCGCTGGATATGGCGATCGACAGCGGTGATGTGGGCGGTTACCTGCGCTCGAACTACGATTTTCACGCCCTGCTCTATCAGGTGGCGGACGCACCGATCCTGACGGAAATGGCCGAGCGGCTGTGGCTTCGGTTCGGCCCGTCGCTGCGGGTCGTCTGTGGCCGGTTCGGCACCCAGAACCTGCCCGACAGGCACAAGGAAATGCTGGATGCCCTGCGCGCCGGCGATGTCGACGGGGTCGCCCGCGCGATGGAACAGGATGTCGAACAGGGCATGGAGCAGATGGCCGGCGTGTTGGCGGAAAACGCCTGA
- a CDS encoding polyamine ABC transporter substrate-binding protein, translated as MTFKSLTLTAVVALASSTAFAEEVRVYNWSDYIDEELLAKFEAETGITLIYDVFDSNEVLETKMLAGGSGYDVVVPTGTFLQRQIQAGAFQKLDLSKLPNHANMWDQIESRTAQYDPGNEYSINYMWGTTGLGVNVGKVREVLGEDAPMNSMDLVFNPENMEKLASCGVHFLDAPTELIPATLKYLGENPDSHDADVIAKAEPVLMAVRPYIQKFHSSEYINALANGDICVAIGWSGDILQARDRAAEADNGVEIEYHAFKQGSLMWFDQMAIPVDAPNPDAAHVFLNFIMDAQNMAAASNYVYYANGNKASQEHLVEDVIGDTAIYPDAETMDNLYTTTPYPAKIQRTVTRLWTKVKSGT; from the coding sequence ATGACATTCAAATCGCTGACACTCACGGCGGTGGTCGCGCTCGCAAGCTCGACGGCCTTTGCCGAAGAGGTGCGGGTCTACAACTGGTCGGACTATATCGACGAGGAACTGCTCGCCAAGTTCGAGGCCGAAACCGGCATCACGCTGATCTACGACGTGTTCGACAGCAACGAGGTCCTGGAGACCAAGATGCTGGCCGGCGGATCGGGCTATGACGTCGTGGTGCCCACCGGGACCTTCCTGCAGCGCCAGATTCAGGCGGGCGCCTTCCAGAAGCTGGACCTGTCCAAGCTGCCCAACCACGCCAACATGTGGGATCAGATCGAATCCCGTACCGCGCAATACGATCCGGGCAACGAGTATTCGATCAACTACATGTGGGGCACCACCGGCCTGGGCGTGAACGTCGGCAAGGTCAGGGAAGTGCTGGGCGAAGACGCGCCGATGAACAGCATGGACCTGGTGTTCAATCCCGAGAACATGGAAAAACTGGCCTCCTGCGGCGTTCATTTCCTGGATGCTCCGACCGAGCTCATCCCCGCCACGCTGAAATATCTTGGCGAAAACCCCGACAGCCACGACGCCGATGTGATCGCCAAGGCCGAACCGGTGCTGATGGCGGTGCGCCCCTATATTCAGAAGTTCCACAGCTCGGAATATATCAACGCGCTGGCCAATGGCGATATCTGCGTGGCGATTGGCTGGTCCGGCGACATCCTTCAGGCACGTGACCGCGCGGCCGAGGCCGACAATGGCGTCGAGATCGAATATCACGCCTTCAAGCAGGGCTCGCTGATGTGGTTCGACCAGATGGCCATTCCGGTCGACGCCCCGAACCCGGATGCGGCACATGTGTTCCTGAACTTCATCATGGACGCCCAGAACATGGCGGCTGCGTCGAACTATGTCTATTACGCCAACGGCAACAAGGCGAGCCAGGAACACCTGGTCGAGGACGTGATCGGCGACACCGCGATCTATCCGGATGCCGAAACCATGGACAACCTCTATACCACCACGCCCTATCCGGCGAAGATTCAGCGGACGGTGACCCGTCTGTGGACCAAGGTCAAATCGGGCACCTGA
- a CDS encoding ABC transporter ATP-binding protein — protein sequence MQSSTFAPWEDPNAKPLIRFKNVTKRFGEFTAIDNLTLDIFEREFFALLGPSGCGKTTMMRMLAGFETATEGVIELAGQDIAPVPPNKRAVNMMFQSYALFPHLSVWDNIAFGLRRDRKSKAEIEARVEEMLRLVRLEKFAQRKPHQISGGQRQRVALARSLAKAPKLLLLDEPLGALDKKLRQDTQFELMDIQEKTGTTFVIVTHDQEEAMTVASRVAVMDQGQLMQVATPDRIYETPNSVYVADFIGDVNIIEGRATPEGEDGYRIDWAEGQPALTAKSATRFDKGQKCHLAIRPEKVAISAERPADAANAVQGRVHDIAYLGNLSTYYVELADGTIIKAQTSNTRRISRRSFTWEDTVWLSWTATAGVLLAN from the coding sequence TTGCAATCATCGACCTTTGCGCCTTGGGAAGATCCCAACGCGAAACCGCTGATCCGTTTCAAGAACGTGACCAAACGGTTTGGCGAATTCACCGCTATCGACAACCTGACGCTGGATATCTTCGAGCGCGAGTTCTTTGCCCTGCTTGGCCCGTCCGGCTGCGGCAAGACCACGATGATGCGTATGCTGGCCGGCTTCGAGACCGCCACCGAGGGTGTTATCGAACTGGCCGGGCAGGATATCGCGCCGGTGCCGCCGAACAAGCGCGCAGTGAACATGATGTTCCAGTCCTACGCGCTGTTCCCGCATCTCAGCGTGTGGGACAACATCGCCTTTGGCCTGCGCCGCGACCGCAAGTCCAAGGCCGAGATCGAAGCCCGGGTCGAAGAGATGCTGCGCCTGGTCCGGCTGGAGAAGTTTGCCCAACGCAAACCGCACCAGATCTCGGGCGGGCAGCGGCAGCGGGTGGCACTTGCCCGATCGCTGGCAAAGGCGCCGAAACTCTTGCTGCTGGACGAGCCGCTGGGTGCGCTGGACAAGAAGCTGCGCCAGGATACCCAGTTCGAACTGATGGACATTCAGGAGAAAACCGGCACCACCTTCGTGATCGTGACCCACGATCAGGAAGAGGCGATGACCGTGGCCAGCCGCGTCGCGGTCATGGATCAGGGCCAGCTGATGCAGGTTGCCACGCCTGACCGCATCTATGAAACTCCAAATTCGGTTTATGTGGCCGACTTCATCGGCGACGTGAACATCATCGAAGGCCGCGCCACACCCGAGGGCGAAGACGGCTATCGCATCGACTGGGCCGAGGGACAGCCGGCGCTGACCGCAAAATCCGCCACCAGGTTCGACAAGGGGCAGAAATGCCATCTGGCGATCCGCCCCGAAAAGGTGGCGATCAGCGCCGAACGCCCCGCCGACGCTGCCAATGCGGTGCAGGGTCGGGTGCATGACATCGCCTATCTCGGCAACCTCTCAACCTATTACGTGGAACTTGCCGACGGCACGATCATCAAGGCGCAGACCTCGAACACGCGCCGCATCTCGCGCCGCAGCTTTACCTGGGAAGACACCGTCTGGCTGTCATGGACAGCCACGGCGGGTGTGCTGCTGGCAAACTGA
- a CDS encoding aspartate aminotransferase family protein, whose translation MATITNHMPTAELQALDAAHHLHPFSANNALGEEGTRVITRARGVWLNDSEGEEILDAMAGLWCVNIGYGRDELAEVAARQMRELPYYNTFFKTTHVPAIALAQKLAELAPGDLNHVFFAGGGSEANDTNIRMVRTYWQNKGQPEKTVIISRKNAYHGSTVASSALGGMAGMHAQSGLIPDVHHINQPNWWAEGGDMDPEEFGLARARELEEAILELGENRVAAFIAEPVQGAGGVIVAPDSYWPEIQRICDKYDILLIADEVICGFGRTGNWFGTQTMGIRPHIMTIAKGLSSGYAPIGGSIVCDEVAHVIGKDEFNHGYTYSGHPVAAAVALENLRILEEENILDHVRNVAAPYLKEKWEALTDHPLVGEAKIVGMMASIALTPNKASRAKFASEPGTIGYICRERCFANNLIMRHVGDRMIISPPLVITPAEIDEMFVRIRKSLDEAQAEIEKQGLMKSAA comes from the coding sequence ATGGCGACCATCACAAATCACATGCCCACCGCCGAATTGCAGGCGCTGGATGCGGCCCATCACCTGCATCCGTTCTCGGCAAACAATGCGTTGGGCGAAGAAGGCACCCGCGTTATCACCCGCGCCCGCGGCGTCTGGCTGAACGACAGCGAGGGCGAAGAGATCCTCGACGCCATGGCGGGGCTGTGGTGCGTCAATATCGGCTATGGTCGCGACGAGCTGGCCGAGGTCGCCGCCCGTCAGATGCGCGAGCTGCCCTATTACAACACCTTCTTCAAGACGACCCATGTTCCGGCCATCGCCCTGGCGCAGAAGCTGGCCGAACTGGCCCCCGGCGACCTGAACCATGTTTTCTTTGCCGGCGGTGGGTCCGAGGCCAATGACACCAATATCCGCATGGTTCGGACCTATTGGCAGAACAAGGGTCAGCCCGAAAAGACCGTCATCATCAGCCGCAAGAACGCCTATCACGGCTCGACCGTGGCCTCGTCGGCTCTGGGTGGCATGGCCGGCATGCACGCCCAAAGCGGCCTCATTCCCGATGTTCACCATATCAACCAGCCCAACTGGTGGGCCGAAGGTGGCGACATGGACCCCGAGGAATTCGGCCTGGCCCGCGCCCGCGAGTTGGAAGAGGCGATTCTGGAACTGGGCGAGAACCGCGTCGCGGCCTTTATCGCCGAACCGGTACAGGGTGCCGGCGGCGTGATCGTCGCGCCCGACAGCTATTGGCCCGAAATCCAGCGGATCTGCGATAAATACGACATCCTGCTGATCGCGGACGAGGTGATCTGCGGCTTTGGCCGGACTGGCAACTGGTTCGGCACCCAGACCATGGGCATCCGCCCCCATATCATGACCATCGCCAAGGGTCTCAGCTCGGGCTATGCGCCGATCGGCGGTTCGATCGTCTGTGACGAGGTCGCCCATGTCATCGGCAAGGACGAGTTCAACCACGGCTACACCTATTCGGGTCACCCGGTCGCCGCCGCCGTGGCGCTGGAAAACCTGCGTATCCTGGAAGAAGAGAATATCCTCGATCATGTGCGCAACGTGGCCGCGCCCTATCTCAAGGAAAAGTGGGAGGCGTTGACCGACCACCCGCTGGTGGGAGAGGCCAAGATCGTCGGCATGATGGCCTCGATCGCGCTGACCCCGAACAAGGCAAGTCGCGCCAAATTCGCCTCGGAACCCGGCACCATCGGTTACATCTGCCGCGAGCGCTGCTTCGCCAACAACCTGATCATGCGCCATGTTGGCGACCGGATGATCATTTCACCGCCACTGGTGATCACCCCTGCCGAGATCGACGAGATGTTCGTGCGCATCCGCAAATCGCTGGACGAGGCACAGGCTGAGATCGAGAAACAAGGCCTGATGAAATCCGCCGCCTGA
- a CDS encoding ABC transporter permease subunit, with product MNRMSWFNTVSLTLGFAFLYIPMLILIVYSFNESKLVTVWAGFSTKWYGELFQNDAFLNAAWVTLKVAVMSSTLATILGTMAALVLVRAGRFMGRTLFSGMIYAPLVMPEVITGLSLLLLFIGIGLDRGVMTIVLAHTTFAMCYVSVVVSSRLVTFDRSLEEAALDLGCSAAEAFRLVTLPIIAPAVISGWLLAFTLSLDDLVIASFTSGPAATTLPIKIFSAVRLGVSPEINALSTIMIGIVTVGVISASLISKQALVRQKRDEQAAARG from the coding sequence ATGAACAGGATGAGCTGGTTCAACACCGTGTCGCTGACATTGGGGTTTGCGTTTCTCTACATCCCGATGCTGATCCTGATCGTCTACAGCTTCAACGAGAGCAAGCTGGTGACGGTCTGGGCCGGGTTCTCGACCAAATGGTATGGCGAGCTGTTTCAGAACGATGCGTTTCTGAACGCGGCCTGGGTCACGCTCAAGGTGGCGGTAATGTCCTCGACCCTGGCCACCATACTGGGCACGATGGCTGCGCTGGTGCTGGTGCGGGCAGGGCGGTTCATGGGCCGTACCCTGTTCTCGGGCATGATCTATGCACCGCTGGTGATGCCCGAGGTGATCACCGGTCTGTCGCTGTTGCTGCTGTTCATCGGGATCGGGCTGGATCGCGGGGTGATGACCATCGTGCTGGCGCATACGACCTTTGCCATGTGCTATGTCTCGGTTGTGGTGTCATCGCGGCTGGTCACCTTCGACCGTTCGTTGGAAGAGGCGGCGCTGGACCTGGGCTGTTCCGCAGCCGAGGCCTTTCGGCTGGTCACCCTGCCCATTATCGCGCCCGCGGTGATCTCGGGCTGGCTGCTGGCCTTCACCCTGTCGCTGGACGACCTGGTGATCGCGTCCTTTACCTCGGGCCCTGCCGCAACCACCCTGCCGATCAAGATCTTCTCGGCGGTGCGTCTGGGGGTCAGCCCCGAGATCAACGCGCTCAGCACCATCATGATCGGGATCGTGACCGTTGGCGTGATCAGCGCCTCGTTGATCTCGAAACAGGCGCTGGTGCGCCAGAAACGGGATGAACAGGCGGCGGCCCGCGGCTGA
- a CDS encoding phosphotransferase: protein MEQTEHIPPPGLVAQLRERSLLQTGDRFETLYGGRTNRVWRLHGPADDLVVKLYRRDFDNPLFGNDAQLEALCLDRLEGTGLAPQLRASGALGQEAWVVYDHAPGAPWRTDPAIAARMLANLHRRALDIPAPAGCNGSAAIRTHAEAILSRCDQPDRELLLKARPHTATIAPGPACLIHGDPVAGNLLVSGDQAILIDWQCPAIGDPAEDLAMFLSPAMQQVYRGAPLTAAEEQQFLSAYDNAGTVARYLSLKPWFHWRMAAYCRWRARNGAPDYAPAFELEHAALAAC from the coding sequence TTGGAACAGACAGAGCATATCCCGCCACCGGGTCTTGTCGCGCAATTGCGCGAACGAAGCCTGTTGCAGACCGGCGACCGGTTCGAAACGCTTTATGGTGGGCGCACCAACCGGGTCTGGCGGTTGCATGGCCCTGCCGACGACCTGGTGGTGAAGCTCTATCGCAGGGATTTCGACAATCCTCTGTTCGGCAACGATGCCCAGCTCGAGGCGCTCTGCCTGGACCGGCTGGAGGGCACCGGGCTGGCCCCGCAACTGCGGGCTTCGGGCGCGCTCGGGCAAGAGGCATGGGTCGTCTACGACCATGCCCCGGGCGCTCCTTGGCGGACAGACCCGGCGATCGCCGCCCGAATGCTGGCCAATCTGCACAGGCGGGCGCTCGATATCCCGGCGCCAGCGGGGTGCAATGGCAGCGCCGCCATCCGAACGCATGCCGAGGCCATTCTGTCTCGTTGCGATCAACCTGACCGCGAACTACTCCTGAAAGCGCGGCCGCATACAGCGACGATCGCTCCGGGGCCCGCCTGCCTGATCCATGGCGACCCGGTTGCGGGAAACCTGTTGGTTTCAGGCGACCAGGCGATCCTGATCGACTGGCAATGTCCCGCCATCGGCGACCCGGCCGAGGATCTGGCGATGTTCCTGTCGCCGGCCATGCAGCAGGTCTATCGGGGCGCTCCTCTGACAGCGGCAGAGGAGCAGCAGTTTCTAAGCGCCTATGATAACGCCGGCACCGTGGCGCGTTACCTGTCGCTCAAGCCCTGGTTTCACTGGCGCATGGCGGCCTATTGCCGGTGGCGCGCCCGAAATGGGGCGCCCGATTATGCCCCGGCCTTTGAGCTTGAGCACGCGGCACTGGCGGCCTGCTGA
- a CDS encoding ABC transporter ATP-binding protein, with product MTTRTSSDTFVEFERVQKSYDGETLVVKDLNLTMPKGEFLTMLGPSGSGKTTCLMMLAGFETATHGEIKLDGRPINNIPPHKRGIGMVFQNYALFPHMTIAENLSFPLEVRKIGKSDREAKIKRALDMVEMGAFGGRRPAQLSGGQQQRVALARALVFEPELVLMDEPLGALDKQLREKMQFEITRLAHELGITVVYVTHDQTEALTMSDRVAVFNDGVIQQLAPPDELYEQPANSFVAQFIGENNTLEGEVQEIRDGIAVVRLDDGGLIDCKPVNVSRPGERTRVSIRPERVEFNKSRLQKGVHTLKAEVMEFIYMGDIFRTRVRVAGNDEFIIKTRNAPDQVRLEPGAQIEIGWLPEDCRALDA from the coding sequence TTGACCACACGCACCAGCAGCGACACGTTCGTTGAATTCGAACGTGTCCAGAAGAGTTATGACGGCGAAACGCTTGTTGTAAAAGACCTCAATCTGACCATGCCCAAAGGCGAGTTTCTGACGATGCTCGGCCCCTCGGGTTCCGGTAAGACAACCTGTCTGATGATGCTGGCCGGCTTTGAAACCGCCACCCATGGCGAGATCAAGCTCGACGGGCGTCCGATCAACAACATCCCTCCGCACAAACGCGGGATCGGCATGGTGTTCCAGAACTACGCCCTGTTCCCGCACATGACGATTGCCGAGAACCTGTCCTTTCCGCTGGAAGTGCGCAAGATCGGCAAATCCGACCGCGAGGCCAAGATCAAGCGCGCGTTGGACATGGTCGAGATGGGCGCCTTTGGCGGCCGCCGCCCGGCCCAGCTCTCGGGTGGCCAGCAACAGCGGGTCGCATTGGCCCGCGCGCTGGTATTCGAACCGGAACTGGTGCTGATGGACGAACCGCTGGGCGCGCTGGACAAGCAGCTGCGCGAAAAGATGCAGTTCGAAATCACCCGTCTGGCGCATGAGCTGGGAATCACCGTGGTCTATGTGACCCATGACCAGACCGAGGCGCTGACCATGTCGGACCGCGTCGCGGTGTTCAACGATGGCGTGATCCAGCAGCTGGCGCCGCCTGACGAGCTTTATGAACAGCCTGCCAACAGCTTCGTTGCCCAATTCATCGGCGAGAACAACACCCTCGAAGGTGAGGTGCAGGAGATTCGCGACGGTATCGCAGTGGTCCGGCTCGACGATGGCGGGCTGATCGACTGCAAACCGGTCAATGTCAGCCGCCCGGGCGAACGCACCCGCGTGTCGATCCGCCCCGAACGGGTCGAATTCAACAAGAGCCGCCTGCAAAAAGGTGTCCACACGCTCAAGGCCGAGGTGATGGAATTCATCTACATGGGCGACATCTTCCGCACCCGCGTGCGCGTTGCCGGTAATGACGAATTCATCATCAAGACCCGGAACGCGCCCGACCAGGTGCGGCTGGAACCCGGCGCCCAGATCGAGATCGGCTGGCTGCCCGAAGATTGCCGCGCGCTGGACGCCTGA
- a CDS encoding NAD(P)/FAD-dependent oxidoreductase, protein MRRIFSDYAYGNGPRAGCWWDETIAAPDWPVAAGDIRADVAIVGGGFTGMSAALHLAENGVSVAVFEAEAPGWGASGRNGGFCCLGGSKLSDAQKRRRYGAEGTRAFDEAEKEAVQLAASLIERYGIVADTHSRGETQLAHNARAMDALRRQADAGHGRLHEKHDLASEGLNGEFHGGLTSDVGFALNPRKYLFGLAAAATGSGARMFRNSPVIRIEQGARGHVLDTPLARVEADTVLICTNGYSSEDMPPWLAGRYMPAQSSVMVTRPLTEAELQAQGWTSDQMAYDTRNLLHYFRLMPDRRFLFGMRGGLLSSPRSEAGIRVRLRRHFDTMFPAWTGVEATNLWSGMVCLSRALMPYVGPVPGSPGLFAGLAYHGNGVAMGTYSGRALARLALGADPGLPQAMQAPLTRFPLGRFRRAIMPPVYLVLGLGDL, encoded by the coding sequence ATGCGCCGGATCTTTTCGGATTACGCCTATGGCAACGGGCCGCGTGCGGGCTGCTGGTGGGACGAGACCATCGCCGCGCCAGACTGGCCCGTAGCCGCGGGCGACATCCGGGCGGATGTCGCCATCGTCGGCGGTGGCTTTACCGGTATGTCGGCCGCATTGCACCTTGCCGAAAACGGAGTGTCGGTGGCCGTGTTCGAGGCCGAAGCGCCCGGTTGGGGCGCGTCGGGCCGCAATGGCGGGTTCTGCTGTCTGGGCGGTTCCAAGCTGAGCGATGCACAGAAACGCAGACGCTATGGCGCCGAGGGCACCCGGGCGTTTGATGAGGCCGAGAAAGAGGCGGTCCAGCTCGCAGCAAGCCTGATCGAGCGATACGGTATCGTTGCCGACACCCATTCGCGCGGCGAGACGCAGCTGGCGCATAACGCCCGTGCCATGGACGCGCTGCGCCGTCAGGCCGATGCAGGGCATGGCCGTCTGCACGAGAAACACGACTTGGCGAGCGAAGGTCTGAACGGAGAGTTTCACGGCGGTTTGACAAGCGATGTCGGCTTTGCCCTGAACCCGCGCAAGTACCTGTTCGGCCTTGCCGCCGCCGCCACCGGTTCAGGCGCGCGCATGTTCCGCAACAGCCCCGTAATCCGGATCGAGCAGGGCGCGCGGGGCCATGTCCTGGATACGCCCCTGGCCCGGGTCGAGGCGGATACGGTACTGATCTGCACCAACGGCTATTCCAGCGAGGACATGCCGCCCTGGCTGGCTGGCCGCTACATGCCCGCGCAATCGAGCGTCATGGTAACCCGCCCCCTGACCGAAGCAGAGCTGCAGGCCCAGGGCTGGACCTCGGATCAGATGGCTTATGACACCCGCAACCTGCTCCACTATTTTCGCCTGATGCCGGACCGGAGGTTTCTGTTCGGTATGCGCGGCGGGCTGCTGTCCTCCCCCCGGAGCGAAGCCGGAATCCGTGTCCGGCTGCGCCGGCATTTCGACACCATGTTCCCGGCCTGGACGGGGGTCGAGGCGACCAATCTGTGGTCCGGGATGGTGTGTCTGTCGCGCGCGCTGATGCCCTATGTCGGACCGGTGCCAGGGTCGCCCGGCCTGTTTGCCGGGCTGGCCTATCACGGCAACGGGGTCGCGATGGGGACCTATTCGGGCCGCGCACTGGCACGGCTGGCGCTGGGCGCCGACCCCGGTTTGCCGCAAGCGATGCAAGCGCCGTTGACACGTTTTCCGCTTGGCCGGTTCCGCCGTGCGATCATGCCGCCGGTCTATCTGGTGCTTGGGCTGGGCGATCTCTGA
- a CDS encoding flagellar hook capping FlgD N-terminal domain-containing protein, whose amino-acid sequence MVETVHSTRPGATSQAPQTTTPEKRSLSSDFDTFIRMLTTQAKYQNPLEPLDSSEYAAQLAQFSMVEQQTKTNDTLTALVEKLGATDMAKLSNWIGKEVRAVAPANFDGTPVTISPAPLAAADKAFLVVRDAKGETVERYQVPVSADPISWSGLNDDGEPRDNGLYSFAVQSYKADELLLEEAAAVYHPVSEAQIENGEVILILEGGQAILANMVTGVRANG is encoded by the coding sequence ATGGTTGAAACTGTACACTCCACCCGCCCCGGGGCGACGTCGCAAGCGCCTCAGACAACGACTCCGGAAAAGCGCAGTCTCAGTTCGGATTTCGACACGTTCATCCGGATGCTGACCACCCAGGCCAAATATCAGAACCCGCTCGAACCTCTGGATTCTTCCGAATACGCGGCTCAGCTGGCGCAGTTTTCGATGGTCGAGCAACAAACAAAAACCAACGATACCCTGACCGCCCTTGTCGAAAAACTGGGTGCTACGGATATGGCCAAACTGTCGAACTGGATTGGCAAGGAGGTCCGCGCGGTTGCTCCGGCCAATTTCGACGGAACGCCCGTTACCATATCTCCCGCTCCTCTTGCCGCTGCAGACAAGGCGTTTCTGGTGGTTCGCGACGCAAAGGGCGAGACTGTCGAGCGCTATCAAGTTCCGGTTTCCGCCGATCCGATAAGCTGGAGCGGTTTGAATGATGACGGGGAGCCACGCGACAACGGCCTCTACAGTTTCGCAGTGCAAAGCTACAAGGCGGACGAGTTGCTGCTGGAAGAGGCCGCCGCCGTCTATCACCCGGTAAGCGAAGCTCAGATCGAGAATGGCGAAGTGATCTTGATCCTTGAGGGCGGTCAGGCGATTTTGGCCAATATGGTAACCGGGGTGCGCGCGAACGGCTGA
- a CDS encoding flagellar hook-length control protein FliK, whose amino-acid sequence MEHRPDQPLDIALAAPTTSGISPAAAPPATPAEAARQIAGQLATAVTNQPDSGSIEIALDPEELGRVQMNLKTRGDILTLTIATDRPETLDLMRRHIDQLATEFREMGYKDIAFNFGGSQTDARGGGHGQPGDDAHAGQPLDIEHTGTTPDRPRISAGGLDMRL is encoded by the coding sequence ATGGAGCACCGGCCCGACCAGCCTTTGGACATCGCCTTGGCCGCTCCAACCACGTCCGGTATCTCGCCCGCGGCGGCTCCTCCGGCGACTCCCGCCGAAGCGGCCCGCCAGATTGCCGGGCAACTCGCCACGGCCGTAACCAATCAGCCCGACAGCGGCAGCATCGAGATCGCACTCGACCCTGAGGAGCTGGGGCGGGTTCAGATGAACCTGAAAACCCGTGGGGATATCTTGACCCTGACGATCGCGACCGATCGGCCGGAGACGCTTGATCTGATGCGGCGCCACATCGATCAGCTGGCGACGGAGTTTCGCGAAATGGGCTACAAGGACATCGCATTCAACTTTGGAGGATCGCAAACCGATGCGCGGGGCGGTGGGCACGGACAGCCGGGGGATGATGCCCATGCCGGGCAACCGCTCGATATCGAGCATACCGGAACCACCCCGGATCGCCCCCGGATCTCCGCCGGCGGACTGGATATGAGGCTTTGA
- a CDS encoding ABC transporter permease subunit, with protein sequence MRRFLLIAIPYAWLLVLFLVPFVIVLKISLSDAAIARPPYFPQFDWAEGVMAFVRELDFENFIFLTQDDLYWKAYLSSLRIATTATLLTLVAGYPIAYAMARAPEEWRPTLMMLVILPFWTSFLIRVYAWMGILSNEGYLNQILLWTGIINEPLTILNTNTAVYIGIVYTYLPFMILPVYSALDRMDGSLIEAAEDLGCSRAQAFWLVTIPLSRPGIIAGCFLVFIPVLGEFVIPSLLGGSGTLMIGKVLWEEFFSNRDWPVASAVAVVLLLILVVPIVLFQRNQQKQAEAEK encoded by the coding sequence ATGCGCCGGTTCCTGCTGATCGCCATTCCCTATGCCTGGCTTCTGGTGCTGTTCCTGGTGCCATTTGTCATCGTGCTGAAAATCTCGCTGTCGGACGCGGCCATCGCCCGACCGCCCTATTTCCCGCAGTTCGACTGGGCCGAAGGTGTCATGGCCTTTGTCCGGGAACTGGATTTCGAGAATTTCATCTTCCTGACCCAAGATGATCTGTACTGGAAAGCCTATCTGAGCAGCCTCAGGATCGCGACAACCGCGACCCTGCTGACGCTGGTGGCGGGCTATCCGATCGCCTATGCCATGGCCCGCGCGCCAGAGGAATGGCGCCCGACCCTGATGATGCTTGTGATCCTGCCGTTCTGGACCTCGTTCCTGATCCGGGTCTATGCGTGGATGGGGATCCTGTCGAACGAAGGGTACCTGAACCAGATCCTGCTCTGGACCGGGATCATCAACGAGCCGCTGACCATCCTGAACACCAACACGGCGGTCTATATCGGTATCGTCTATACATATCTGCCCTTCATGATCCTGCCGGTCTATTCGGCGCTTGACCGGATGGACGGGTCGCTGATCGAGGCGGCCGAGGATCTGGGCTGTTCGCGGGCGCAGGCCTTTTGGCTGGTTACCATCCCGCTGTCACGGCCGGGTATCATCGCGGGCTGTTTCCTGGTCTTCATCCCGGTTCTGGGTGAATTCGTGATCCCCTCGTTGTTGGGTGGCTCCGGCACGCTGATGATCGGCAAGGTGTTGTGGGAGGAGTTCTTCTCCAACCGCGACTGGCCGGTTGCCTCGGCGGTGGCGGTGGTGCTGCTCTTGATCCTCGTGGTGCCCATCGTGCTGTTCCAGCGCAACCAGCAGAAACAGGCGGAGGCCGAGAAATGA